One Edaphobacter flagellatus genomic region harbors:
- a CDS encoding aldehyde dehydrogenase (NADP(+)), whose product MPMHKEERAMEKVLIAGEWREAHASGGFRAEDPKTGQAIGPEYPVSRWEDCDLALNAATEAFKEMRGIELEKIAAFLEQYAANLEVNADALVAMAASETALPASPRLSQVELPRTTGQLRQAAAAAREGSWQNVVIDTKNNIRTHFAPIGPVVVFGPNNFPFAFNGIAGGDFAAAIAAGNPVIAKAHPSHPGTSRLLAEQALAAVKQTGLPAATVQMIYALANEDGLRLVSDPRTAATGFTGSSAGGLRLKAAADAVGKPIYLEMSSINPVVVLPAALQERGETIARELATSCLMGSGQFCTSPNMILLTQSPEAESFVATMTSAFEAAPSQPLLSRGGLEHLSKCVDELVGAGAKVVTGGKREPGAAFCYDNTILRVSGADWLEAPETLEKEAFGNATMVVMAKNVDEAQQIVEHMEGNLTGALYSANSGADDADYDRMAPALRARVGRLLNDKAPTGVAVSPAMNHGGPYPSTGHPGFTSVGIPVAIHRFAKLDCYDNVRAHRLPKALQDKNPNGTMWRSIDGSWSRGDVAGS is encoded by the coding sequence ATGCCTATGCATAAAGAGGAGAGAGCGATGGAGAAGGTGTTGATTGCTGGAGAATGGCGCGAGGCACATGCGAGCGGGGGATTTCGTGCGGAAGACCCGAAGACGGGGCAGGCGATTGGCCCAGAGTATCCAGTGAGCAGGTGGGAGGACTGTGATCTTGCGCTGAATGCAGCGACGGAAGCTTTTAAAGAGATGCGCGGGATTGAGTTGGAGAAGATCGCGGCATTTCTCGAGCAGTATGCTGCGAATCTAGAGGTAAATGCAGATGCTCTGGTAGCGATGGCTGCAAGCGAGACGGCGCTGCCCGCAAGTCCGAGACTGTCGCAGGTAGAACTGCCACGCACAACGGGACAGTTGCGGCAGGCTGCTGCGGCGGCGCGCGAGGGTTCATGGCAGAACGTGGTGATTGACACCAAAAACAACATTCGTACGCACTTTGCGCCGATTGGGCCAGTTGTCGTGTTCGGGCCAAATAATTTTCCGTTCGCGTTCAATGGGATTGCAGGGGGAGATTTCGCGGCGGCGATTGCAGCCGGAAACCCTGTGATTGCGAAGGCGCATCCTTCACATCCTGGTACATCGCGCCTACTGGCGGAGCAGGCGCTTGCAGCGGTGAAACAAACGGGGCTGCCGGCTGCAACTGTGCAGATGATTTACGCCCTGGCCAATGAAGATGGATTGCGGCTGGTTTCCGATCCGCGCACAGCGGCAACCGGATTTACGGGAAGCAGCGCCGGCGGATTGCGCCTGAAGGCAGCAGCCGATGCCGTGGGCAAGCCAATCTATCTGGAGATGTCGAGCATCAATCCGGTTGTTGTGCTTCCTGCTGCATTACAGGAGCGGGGAGAGACGATTGCGCGCGAGTTGGCGACGAGCTGTTTGATGGGGAGCGGTCAATTCTGTACAAGTCCCAACATGATTCTGCTGACGCAATCGCCTGAAGCGGAGAGTTTTGTCGCAACGATGACATCGGCGTTTGAAGCTGCTCCATCCCAGCCGTTGTTGTCTCGCGGCGGCCTTGAACATCTGAGCAAGTGTGTCGATGAGTTGGTGGGAGCGGGAGCGAAAGTTGTAACGGGCGGAAAACGTGAGCCTGGAGCAGCGTTTTGTTATGACAATACGATCCTGCGCGTGAGCGGTGCAGATTGGCTGGAGGCTCCTGAGACGCTGGAGAAAGAGGCTTTTGGCAATGCGACGATGGTTGTGATGGCGAAGAATGTCGACGAGGCGCAGCAGATTGTCGAACACATGGAGGGAAACCTGACGGGAGCACTGTACTCGGCTAATTCGGGCGCGGACGATGCGGACTACGACAGGATGGCTCCGGCGTTGCGCGCAAGGGTGGGGAGATTGCTGAATGATAAGGCGCCGACAGGAGTCGCGGTGAGTCCGGCGATGAATCATGGCGGCCCATATCCTTCGACGGGGCACCCAGGGTTTACGTCCGTCGGCATTCCGGTAGCGATTCACCGATTTGCAAAGCTTGATTGCTATGACAATGTGCGTGCGCATCGACTGCCGAAGGCTTTACAGGACAAGAATCCCAACGGAACGATGTGGCGGTCGATTGATGGAAGTTGGAGCAGGGGGGACGTCGCCGGAAGCTGA
- a CDS encoding threonine aldolase family protein translates to MIDLRSDTVTKPTAAMRLAMAEAEVGDDVYGEDPTVNRLEKDAAKIFGKEAAIFVPTGTMGNQIAIRLHTQHGQEVICEARSHVLDWEMAMMAVFSGCQARAVQGERGVLTWEKIQRVFGPKIYYRQTTGLICLENTHNMAGGTVTPLDVLQEVWRGADKVGLPVHLDGARVFNAATALGVDVAELTAGFETVMFCLSKGLGSPVGSMLVGSAKAIEQARSFRKALGGGMRQAGVLAAAGLISLHEMTKRLHEDHANARLLADAVANEASAEVDLDGVQTNIVIFSLKGEADAAAFCARLKEKSVLASAVGPHAVRFVTHYDVSREMCAEAAAITAAELKALHAYA, encoded by the coding sequence ATGATTGATCTGCGTAGCGATACCGTGACGAAACCGACAGCGGCGATGAGGCTGGCCATGGCCGAGGCAGAGGTCGGTGACGATGTATACGGCGAAGATCCGACGGTGAATAGGCTCGAGAAGGATGCGGCGAAGATCTTCGGCAAAGAGGCTGCGATCTTTGTGCCGACGGGAACGATGGGCAACCAAATTGCGATTCGTTTGCATACGCAGCATGGGCAGGAGGTGATCTGCGAGGCGCGGTCGCATGTATTGGACTGGGAGATGGCGATGATGGCGGTGTTCTCCGGCTGCCAGGCGCGCGCGGTGCAGGGAGAGCGCGGCGTGCTGACGTGGGAGAAGATTCAGCGGGTGTTTGGGCCGAAGATATATTACCGTCAGACGACAGGGTTGATCTGCCTGGAGAATACGCACAACATGGCGGGGGGAACGGTGACTCCTCTTGACGTGCTGCAGGAGGTCTGGCGCGGTGCGGACAAGGTGGGGTTGCCGGTGCATCTGGATGGAGCGAGGGTGTTTAATGCGGCGACCGCGCTTGGAGTGGATGTAGCGGAGCTGACGGCTGGGTTCGAGACAGTGATGTTTTGTTTGTCGAAGGGGCTCGGTTCGCCGGTGGGGTCGATGCTTGTTGGCTCGGCGAAGGCGATTGAGCAGGCGCGATCGTTTCGCAAAGCGCTTGGTGGAGGCATGCGTCAGGCTGGCGTGCTTGCGGCTGCGGGGTTGATCTCGCTGCATGAGATGACGAAGCGATTGCATGAAGATCATGCGAATGCCCGGCTGCTTGCTGACGCAGTCGCCAATGAAGCCAGTGCAGAAGTTGATCTGGATGGTGTGCAGACGAATATTGTGATCTTTAGTTTGAAGGGCGAAGCGGATGCTGCTGCGTTTTGCGCTCGTCTTAAAGAGAAGAGTGTACTTGCAAGTGCAGTGGGACCGCATGCTGTTCGTTTTGTGACGCACTACGATGTAAGCCGGGAGATGTGCGCTGAAGCCGCAGCGATTACAGCAGCAGAGCTGAAGGCTCTACATGCCTATGCATAA
- the hemW gene encoding radical SAM family heme chaperone HemW has product MVSAAVGLYLSVPFCKAKCSFCNFASDAFAPSRMEGYVERLCAEIRGARCRAEQMGATLERAADSIYFGGGTPSLLEPEHFVRIFAALREEFDLAKDTETTLECAPGQLADATLDELLRQGVNRVSLGVQSFVDREAAAVGRLHTGTACEGEIARLQSAGIENIGIDLIAGLPHQTEVSWRESVARAVARGVKHVSVYMLEVDEESRLGKEVLEGGTRYGAREVPSEDDAAAWYEVGCEMLGEGGVLQYEISNFACAGYESRHNTKYWRRQPYIGFGLDAHSMLPADAYAVRFQNADDLDVYMSGDKQAPLKMLRHDHCAEVRRVGREEAFEESLFLGLRMNAGVDLRVLRDAFGESMVESVIPAVHEAREAGFVVLDGDRLRLTLRGRMASNEVFSRLLVTSAA; this is encoded by the coding sequence ATGGTGAGCGCTGCGGTTGGGCTCTATCTTTCGGTGCCGTTTTGCAAGGCGAAGTGCAGCTTCTGCAACTTTGCCTCGGACGCGTTCGCTCCGTCGCGGATGGAGGGGTATGTCGAGAGATTGTGCGCGGAGATACGAGGTGCGCGATGCAGAGCGGAGCAGATGGGCGCGACGCTGGAGCGTGCGGCTGATTCAATCTACTTTGGTGGTGGAACGCCGAGTCTTTTAGAGCCGGAACACTTTGTACGGATATTTGCGGCGCTACGTGAAGAGTTCGATCTGGCGAAGGATACGGAAACAACATTAGAGTGTGCGCCGGGGCAGCTTGCCGATGCGACGCTGGATGAGCTGCTGCGACAGGGTGTGAATCGCGTGAGTCTTGGGGTGCAGTCGTTTGTGGATCGCGAGGCTGCTGCAGTGGGAAGGCTGCATACGGGAACGGCGTGCGAGGGGGAGATTGCGAGGTTGCAGTCGGCTGGCATTGAGAATATTGGAATCGATCTGATTGCGGGTCTACCGCACCAGACGGAGGTGAGTTGGCGAGAGTCGGTTGCACGCGCGGTTGCCCGCGGTGTGAAGCATGTGAGTGTCTACATGCTGGAGGTGGATGAGGAGTCTCGCCTGGGGAAGGAAGTGCTGGAGGGGGGGACACGTTACGGTGCGCGTGAAGTGCCTTCTGAGGACGATGCGGCGGCGTGGTATGAGGTTGGGTGCGAGATGCTGGGTGAGGGAGGAGTGCTGCAGTATGAGATATCAAATTTTGCATGCGCAGGATATGAGTCCCGTCACAACACGAAGTATTGGCGTCGGCAACCGTATATAGGGTTTGGATTGGATGCGCATTCCATGCTGCCTGCGGATGCGTATGCGGTGCGGTTTCAGAATGCGGATGATCTGGACGTATACATGTCTGGGGATAAGCAGGCCCCGCTGAAGATGCTGCGGCATGATCATTGTGCAGAGGTTCGGCGGGTGGGAAGAGAAGAGGCATTTGAGGAGTCGCTGTTTCTGGGGCTTCGGATGAATGCGGGGGTTGATCTTCGGGTGCTTCGTGATGCATTTGGTGAATCGATGGTCGAGAGTGTGATACCGGCGGTGCATGAGGCACGTGAAGCGGGTTTTGTTGTGCTGGATGGCGACAGGCTGCGACTGACGTTGCGTGGAAGAATGGCTTCGAATGAGGTCTTCAGTAGATTGCTGGTGACGAGTGCGGCTTGA
- a CDS encoding carboxypeptidase-like regulatory domain-containing protein: MMRKSFALPFRLIACGMILSAGLAASAEPSSPSPYRITGVVLNSITGNPIARCHLEISLTGRNQGPMRRASAGNGFDADEHGRFSIPVTSAGAWRLTASAPGYVTQAFNEHNNYSSAIVLSASAPTYDLQFRLPPQGRISGSVLDEAGESVRNANVQLMTEVPPTPDHRVASFVPRFFAQTDDRGFYEFSSLPPGSYRIAVNARPWYASSVRQRSGTTSSSLDPSLDVAYPLTWYPGSSDSALAETLTLKAGDDRRADFQLTPIPSLHLQIIAPPPSSDGRTISSFPIVERIDSNGANGFVQSSIGNNNGQFDISGLTPGTYRVRLQGPNQDPRSTVVQVTEGAAKVIDFSSATSSSMSNITVHFDRDDDDSRPTMVEFTDTTNGQKFFPMYGGGRPMPVDMRRGQPREITLQVPPGRYEVNITNRSDSYLASISAQGADVEGRILTLHQGDVTLTLHTVSGLATVKGIASLAGKPSVGAVVMLVPAALDDPGSFTTLERDQSNTDGSFDLNDVVPGQYILIAVDQGWDINFNDPATLRNYLVHGVPLVVRSGASIKQNVDAQAP, encoded by the coding sequence ATGATGCGAAAGAGCTTTGCACTTCCCTTCCGGCTCATTGCCTGCGGCATGATTCTGTCTGCCGGCCTGGCCGCTTCAGCGGAGCCCAGCTCTCCATCGCCTTACCGGATCACGGGTGTCGTCCTCAACAGCATCACGGGAAATCCCATCGCAAGATGTCATCTCGAAATCTCGTTGACGGGACGCAATCAGGGGCCAATGCGAAGAGCATCTGCAGGCAATGGCTTTGATGCAGATGAGCACGGCCGCTTCTCCATTCCTGTAACTTCAGCCGGAGCATGGCGTCTAACGGCCAGTGCACCCGGCTATGTAACCCAGGCATTCAATGAGCACAATAACTATTCCTCGGCCATTGTGCTGTCAGCCTCCGCTCCAACCTACGATCTCCAGTTCCGCCTTCCGCCACAAGGACGCATCTCCGGTTCCGTGCTCGACGAAGCTGGCGAATCTGTACGTAACGCTAACGTTCAACTAATGACGGAAGTGCCACCAACGCCAGATCATCGTGTTGCATCGTTCGTGCCCCGTTTTTTTGCGCAGACCGACGACCGCGGCTTCTATGAGTTCTCCAGCCTGCCACCTGGCAGCTATCGCATCGCTGTCAATGCGCGGCCATGGTATGCAAGCTCAGTCCGCCAGCGCAGCGGCACGACGAGTTCATCCCTTGATCCCTCTCTCGACGTCGCATATCCACTCACCTGGTATCCGGGGAGCAGCGATTCTGCGCTGGCCGAGACCCTGACGCTTAAAGCAGGAGACGACCGCCGGGCGGACTTTCAACTCACACCCATCCCATCCCTTCATCTGCAGATCATCGCTCCTCCGCCATCGAGTGATGGCCGCACCATCTCGTCCTTCCCTATCGTGGAGCGCATTGACTCCAACGGTGCCAACGGCTTTGTGCAGTCCTCCATCGGCAACAACAACGGGCAATTCGACATCTCCGGTCTGACCCCAGGCACCTATCGCGTTCGACTCCAGGGCCCCAACCAGGACCCGCGGTCCACCGTCGTCCAGGTCACCGAGGGAGCGGCAAAGGTCATCGACTTCAGCTCGGCAACCTCTTCTTCCATGTCGAATATCACCGTCCACTTCGACCGTGACGACGACGATTCACGCCCAACCATGGTTGAGTTCACAGACACAACGAACGGGCAGAAATTTTTCCCGATGTATGGCGGTGGTCGCCCTATGCCAGTCGACATGCGACGCGGGCAGCCGCGCGAGATCACGCTACAGGTGCCTCCCGGCCGCTATGAAGTCAACATCACAAATCGCAGCGACTCCTATCTTGCAAGCATCTCCGCGCAGGGAGCAGATGTAGAAGGTCGCATCCTAACCCTTCACCAGGGAGATGTAACACTGACACTGCACACCGTCAGCGGCCTGGCAACGGTGAAAGGTATCGCCAGCCTCGCCGGCAAACCAAGTGTCGGAGCCGTTGTGATGCTGGTGCCGGCTGCCCTCGACGATCCCGGATCGTTTACCACGCTCGAGCGCGACCAGAGCAATACCGATGGCAGCTTCGATCTGAATGATGTCGTCCCAGGGCAATATATTCTGATCGCCGTCGATCAAGGATGGGATATCAATTTCAACGATCCCGCGACGCTGCGCAACTACCTCGTTCACGGAGTCCCGCTTGTCGTCCGTTCCGGAGCCTCCATCAAACAGAATGTTGACGCACAGGCTCCCTGA